In Thermocrinis minervae, a single genomic region encodes these proteins:
- the hemE gene encoding uroporphyrinogen decarboxylase, giving the protein MNDLILRSIRGEKIDRFPVWLMRQAGRYMPQYRELREKERDFVSFYKNVDLSVKASLLPLELLEVDALIIFSDILVPLEPMGVEVRFEEGEGPKLYWDGNFKSLKRISYEDTSFVLEIIRGVKASQSEVPVIGFCGGPFTLLSYMLDGSPHKGLRNTKLCLWSGECKQALGLLVENLVEYVKGQILAGVDLIQVFDSWVLHLSYEDFEDYANVYLKDFIKSIKEFNVPVIYFFRGSGSFLKALKDLPADCISVDWTVDIVESMEVYSHAFQGNLDPYVLYADLETIRRKTLDLLRCIPRKTRYVFNLGHGLMPDMELEKVKYLVQVVKSYRIA; this is encoded by the coding sequence ATGAACGACCTTATCCTAAGGAGTATCCGCGGAGAGAAGATAGATCGTTTCCCTGTATGGCTTATGCGCCAGGCTGGCAGGTATATGCCCCAGTACAGGGAGCTCAGGGAGAAAGAACGGGATTTTGTGAGCTTCTACAAGAACGTAGATCTTTCGGTAAAGGCCTCTCTTTTACCCCTTGAACTACTAGAGGTTGACGCTCTTATCATCTTCTCCGACATACTCGTCCCCTTGGAGCCTATGGGTGTGGAAGTTAGGTTTGAAGAAGGAGAGGGTCCAAAGCTTTACTGGGATGGGAATTTTAAGAGTCTGAAAAGGATAAGCTATGAGGACACTTCTTTTGTGCTTGAGATAATAAGGGGTGTAAAAGCTTCCCAGAGTGAGGTACCTGTAATAGGGTTCTGCGGTGGTCCCTTTACTCTCCTTTCGTATATGCTGGATGGTAGTCCTCATAAGGGTCTAAGGAATACAAAGCTGTGTCTCTGGTCTGGTGAGTGTAAACAGGCACTTGGACTGTTGGTGGAGAACCTTGTGGAGTATGTAAAGGGGCAGATCCTCGCAGGTGTAGATCTAATCCAGGTTTTCGATAGCTGGGTTCTGCACCTATCTTATGAGGACTTTGAGGACTATGCTAACGTTTACCTCAAGGACTTTATAAAGTCCATAAAGGAGTTTAACGTCCCGGTCATCTACTTCTTCAGAGGTTCTGGCTCCTTTCTCAAAGCCCTCAAAGATCTTCCAGCAGATTGTATCTCTGTGGACTGGACTGTGGATATAGTGGAGAGCATGGAAGTCTATTCTCATGCCTTTCAGGGAAACCTTGATCCTTACGTACTCTATGCAGACTTGGAAACCATTCGTAGGAAAACTCTAGACTTACTCAGATGTATACCCAGGAAGACACGCTACGTGTTTAACTTGGGTCATGGGCTTATGCCAGACATGGAACTGGAGAAGGTAAAATACCTTGTGCAAGTAGTCAAATCCTACAGGATAGCATGA
- a CDS encoding ATP-binding protein: MDICPVCKGSGFVDRGQYVEPCQCRYSFEKLKHHLRIPPRFEEASLENYQPSTPSQYEALSQSIAFVENFDPKEGHGLTYLGPSGVGKTHLAVGVLKALYIKKGIRGMFVSVRELLYILKKFFDDNERYRRVLDTFMNLPILLLDDLGSEYSGDWQRDILSLIIEHRYNHCLSTLITTSRSFEDLELSFSPSLINKVRQMNTTLEIRQEEKRSWRATSSRA, from the coding sequence ATGGACATCTGTCCTGTATGTAAAGGGTCTGGGTTTGTAGACAGGGGCCAGTACGTGGAGCCCTGTCAGTGTAGGTACTCCTTTGAAAAACTTAAGCATCACCTGCGTATACCACCTCGTTTCGAAGAAGCAAGCCTTGAAAACTACCAACCTTCTACACCCAGCCAGTACGAGGCCCTATCCCAAAGCATAGCCTTCGTGGAGAACTTTGATCCAAAAGAAGGACATGGGCTCACTTACTTGGGACCAAGCGGTGTAGGGAAAACGCACCTGGCCGTGGGAGTACTCAAAGCCCTTTACATAAAGAAGGGTATAAGAGGCATGTTTGTGTCTGTCAGGGAGCTTCTCTACATACTTAAGAAGTTCTTTGACGATAACGAAAGGTACAGACGTGTACTGGATACCTTCATGAACCTCCCGATCTTACTCTTGGACGACCTGGGGAGCGAATACTCTGGTGACTGGCAGAGGGATATACTGTCCCTTATAATAGAGCACAGGTACAATCACTGCCTTAGTACCCTTATAACCACGTCCCGCAGCTTTGAAGACCTTGAACTGTCCTTCTCCCCCTCTCTGATAAACAAGGTACGCCAAATGAATACTACCCTAGAGATCAGACAAGAAGAGAAAAGATCATGGCGGGCAACAAGTTCAAGAGCTTAA
- a CDS encoding adenylosuccinate synthase — MKDLVVLGAQWGDEGKGKVVDLLSKDFDVAVRYQGGSNAGHTVVINGKKYALHLLPTGVLHEHVKIVIAQGMVVDLEVLLKEISQIEAGGTKVIDRLYISDRVHVVFEYHKLMDSLLERRNKIGTTLRGIGPAYMFKYGRKGIRIGDIKDKDRFYKLLKENVEFVGEICERVYCEKHTLDVDKIYEETLKAYEYIKDRVVDVSYFLLNTNGTVLFEGAQGTLLDVDMGTYPYVTSSNASALGLTNGTGLPPKYFKDCYFLGVSKAYTTRVGEGPFPTELEGEEGDRLREAGNEFGTTTGRPRRCGWLDLVALKYAVRINGLDGLVLTKLDVLDTFEEVKVCVAYELDGQTIYDFPSDLYTLSKVKPVYKTLKGWMRSTRGIVKIQDLPEEAKGYVRFIEEYVNCPVVMLSTGPEREAYLWLRRP, encoded by the coding sequence ATGAAAGATCTTGTAGTCTTGGGTGCCCAGTGGGGTGACGAAGGTAAGGGAAAAGTAGTAGACCTTCTTTCCAAAGACTTTGATGTGGCCGTCAGATATCAGGGAGGCAGCAACGCAGGACATACGGTGGTCATAAACGGTAAAAAGTACGCCCTACATCTTCTGCCCACGGGAGTACTCCACGAACATGTCAAGATAGTCATAGCCCAGGGAATGGTAGTAGACCTAGAGGTACTCTTGAAGGAAATATCCCAGATAGAGGCCGGTGGTACAAAGGTCATAGATAGGCTTTACATAAGCGATAGGGTGCACGTAGTGTTTGAGTACCATAAGCTTATGGATTCCCTTCTGGAGAGAAGGAACAAGATAGGGACCACTCTACGCGGTATAGGTCCTGCCTACATGTTCAAGTATGGAAGGAAGGGCATAAGGATAGGTGATATTAAGGACAAAGATAGGTTCTATAAACTCCTCAAGGAAAATGTGGAGTTCGTAGGCGAGATATGCGAAAGAGTATACTGCGAAAAACATACACTGGATGTAGATAAGATATACGAAGAGACCTTAAAAGCGTACGAATACATAAAGGACCGTGTGGTAGACGTATCTTACTTTCTTCTCAACACAAACGGAACGGTACTCTTTGAAGGTGCTCAAGGAACCCTGTTGGACGTGGACATGGGTACTTACCCTTACGTTACCTCCTCCAACGCATCAGCTCTGGGTCTCACAAACGGTACAGGCCTTCCACCTAAGTACTTTAAAGACTGCTACTTCCTTGGTGTATCCAAGGCTTACACCACAAGGGTTGGAGAAGGACCCTTTCCCACGGAACTTGAGGGAGAAGAAGGGGACAGACTAAGAGAGGCAGGCAATGAGTTTGGTACCACTACGGGAAGGCCACGGAGATGTGGTTGGCTTGACCTCGTGGCTCTAAAGTATGCGGTAAGGATAAACGGTCTTGATGGTCTTGTGCTCACAAAGCTTGACGTGCTTGACACTTTCGAAGAGGTTAAGGTGTGCGTAGCCTACGAGCTAGATGGGCAAACCATATACGACTTTCCCTCTGATCTTTACACCCTTAGCAAGGTAAAACCTGTCTACAAGACCTTGAAAGGTTGGATGCGGAGCACAAGGGGTATAGTAAAGATTCAAGATCTTCCGGAGGAGGCAAAAGGGTACGTGCGCTTTATAGAGGAGTACGTAAACTGTCCGGTGGTGATGCTTTCCACAGGTCCCGAGAGGGAAGCCTACCTTTGGCTACGGAGACCTTAG
- the carB gene encoding carbamoyl-phosphate synthase large subunit, translated as MKKVLIIGSGPNRIGQGIEFDYACVHAIYSLKEEGIQTIMVNCNPETVSTDYDTADKLYFEPIILEKVLDIVERENPDGVFLQFGGQTPLKLSLSLKEFGVPILGTQPESIDVAEDRELFRSFIDSLGFLQPPSDTARSTEEALEKAKQIGYPVLVRPSYVLGGRAMRIIHEEEELVRYLREAVSVSYERPVLIDKYLEDSVEVDVDAIGDGEDYLIGAVMEHIEEAGVHSGDSAACIPPYTLDKNTVHTIKEQSKAIAKALNVKGLINLQFAVHEGKVYVLEVNPRASRTIPFVSKAIGYPLAKLAAKVGIGKRLRDIIPEVFERLQKGNVHWASDFWPADKKLYTVKEVVFPFNRFPEVDPVLGPEMKSTGEVMAIDEEFGLAFYKAQLAAGHRLPMKGRVFVSVADKDKPRIVELVKGFIELGFEVLATGGTHKYLKEKGLETRMVLKVSEGRPHIVDMMTNSEVDLVINTPSGSRARSDAYYIRRTAVLQGIPYTTTVRGAYAILEAIRCIKEHKDFKVYALQDLFP; from the coding sequence ATGAAGAAGGTTCTAATAATAGGAAGCGGTCCAAACAGGATAGGCCAGGGCATTGAGTTTGATTACGCCTGCGTTCACGCCATATACTCCCTAAAGGAAGAAGGTATACAGACCATAATGGTTAACTGTAATCCAGAAACGGTTTCCACAGACTATGACACAGCCGATAAGCTCTACTTTGAACCCATAATCCTTGAGAAGGTTCTGGACATAGTAGAAAGAGAAAACCCAGACGGTGTGTTCCTGCAGTTTGGAGGACAAACTCCTCTTAAACTCTCCTTATCCCTGAAAGAATTTGGAGTCCCTATACTTGGTACACAACCAGAATCCATAGATGTGGCAGAAGACAGGGAACTCTTCAGAAGCTTTATAGACTCCCTGGGTTTTCTTCAACCCCCAAGCGACACAGCAAGGTCTACAGAAGAAGCCCTTGAGAAGGCAAAGCAGATAGGCTATCCTGTTTTGGTAAGACCTTCCTACGTGCTAGGTGGAAGGGCCATGCGCATAATCCATGAAGAAGAAGAGCTCGTAAGGTACTTAAGAGAGGCTGTGAGTGTTAGCTACGAAAGACCCGTTCTCATAGACAAGTATTTAGAGGACAGCGTGGAGGTGGACGTGGACGCTATAGGGGATGGAGAAGACTATCTCATAGGCGCCGTCATGGAACACATAGAGGAGGCAGGAGTTCATTCAGGAGACAGCGCCGCCTGCATACCCCCATACACCTTAGACAAAAACACCGTTCATACAATAAAGGAACAGTCAAAAGCTATAGCCAAGGCTCTTAATGTTAAAGGGCTTATAAACCTTCAATTCGCAGTACATGAAGGAAAGGTCTACGTGCTAGAAGTAAACCCAAGGGCTTCGCGGACCATCCCCTTCGTGAGCAAGGCTATAGGCTACCCTCTGGCAAAGCTTGCCGCCAAGGTAGGCATAGGCAAAAGACTTAGGGACATAATCCCGGAAGTGTTTGAAAGGCTTCAGAAAGGCAACGTACATTGGGCTAGTGACTTTTGGCCTGCTGATAAAAAGCTTTACACCGTAAAAGAGGTGGTCTTTCCCTTTAACAGGTTCCCAGAGGTGGATCCCGTCCTAGGGCCTGAGATGAAGAGCACAGGAGAGGTCATGGCTATTGACGAAGAGTTTGGGCTTGCCTTCTATAAAGCACAGCTGGCAGCAGGTCATAGGCTTCCTATGAAGGGAAGGGTGTTTGTGAGCGTGGCAGACAAGGACAAGCCCAGAATAGTAGAGCTCGTAAAGGGTTTTATAGAACTTGGTTTTGAAGTTCTAGCCACAGGTGGCACACACAAGTATCTGAAGGAGAAGGGGTTGGAAACAAGGATGGTCCTAAAAGTGTCTGAAGGTAGGCCCCACATAGTGGACATGATGACCAACTCGGAAGTAGATCTTGTCATAAACACACCCAGTGGTAGTAGGGCAAGGAGTGATGCTTACTACATAAGAAGAACGGCAGTACTCCAAGGTATACCTTACACCACGACCGTAAGGGGTGCCTACGCCATACTGGAAGCTATAAGGTGTATCAAAGAACACAAGGATTTTAAAGTCTATGCTCTTCAGGACCTCTTCCCATGA
- a CDS encoding DUF554 domain-containing protein, translated as MFPTFGTWVNASLILLGSWIGLHLGKRLPHSVRSGFLTAVATFTLILGVKLIYENTGDTIKVFLSLLVGSVLGHLLGLEERLQRFTESDLYKGFLSASLLFTVGPMTFLGCLLEATKGDSSLLLSKGLMDGLSSVMLASTFGRSVIFSAFFVLVYQGLLTLIFYTFANSIPQENIKASLFIGGGMLLILSLKLFGLLDQIKLLNLLPAMIFSLLV; from the coding sequence ATGTTTCCAACGTTCGGGACATGGGTTAACGCCTCACTCATCCTTCTAGGTTCATGGATAGGTCTTCACTTAGGTAAACGTCTACCACATAGTGTAAGGAGTGGCTTTCTGACTGCGGTGGCTACCTTTACCTTAATCTTGGGTGTAAAACTCATCTATGAAAACACTGGGGATACTATCAAGGTTTTTCTTTCCTTGCTAGTAGGTTCTGTGTTAGGGCACTTGCTTGGGTTAGAAGAGAGGCTTCAGAGGTTTACCGAATCTGACCTATACAAAGGTTTTCTCTCTGCGTCTTTGCTGTTTACTGTAGGTCCTATGACCTTCCTGGGATGCCTTCTTGAGGCTACCAAGGGTGACAGCTCTCTCCTTCTTTCGAAGGGACTTATGGACGGTCTGTCTTCCGTGATGCTTGCCTCAACCTTTGGTAGGAGCGTGATATTCTCAGCCTTCTTTGTGCTTGTATATCAAGGCCTTTTAACCTTAATCTTCTACACCTTTGCGAACAGTATACCCCAAGAGAATATAAAAGCTTCTCTCTTCATAGGAGGGGGTATGCTCCTTATCCTTTCCTTAAAGCTTTTTGGTCTCTTGGATCAAATTAAGCTCTTGAACTTGTTGCCCGCCATGATCTTTTCTCTTCTTGTCTGA
- a CDS encoding tRNA (guanine(10)-N(2))-dimethyltransferase, with product MIREGKALLDIETAPLISSKLEVFYNPHMRLNRDISLLIMSTLGDSIKVADLLGATGVRLIRALKELENVKIVVYNDSKPQAVQKFMEFLKLNHLDSERVEIYSEDAVIFARRLRDLDYLDLDPFGSPVPFLESFLFPVKRHGVLAVTATDTSALSGTHPKACIRKYASKPLLEAEFYHEIGLRILIKKVVEEGAKHEYAFKPIFSYSYRHHMRVFFRKDLGAKRVDELLSRIGYLLYCSFCLYREGVNLESIRSVCPHCGERLHVAGPMWLGELYDRELVEDLWINRGKVELAPETVKLLRTIREESSINSLGFYTVDRIAKAFYIHQMPPMDKFIKLFEGVRTHFSPQGFRTPLSHREFLERLCKL from the coding sequence ATGATAAGGGAGGGTAAGGCCCTTCTGGATATAGAGACTGCACCGCTTATAAGCTCCAAGCTAGAAGTCTTCTACAACCCTCATATGAGGCTAAACAGGGACATAAGCTTGCTCATCATGAGCACCCTAGGAGACTCTATAAAGGTTGCGGACTTGCTTGGAGCCACGGGTGTTAGGCTTATAAGAGCCCTGAAAGAGTTAGAAAATGTCAAGATTGTGGTCTACAACGACTCTAAGCCCCAGGCTGTCCAGAAGTTTATGGAGTTTTTGAAGCTCAACCATCTGGATTCTGAGAGGGTAGAGATCTATTCGGAGGATGCTGTAATCTTTGCCAGGAGACTTAGGGACTTAGACTACCTAGACCTTGATCCCTTTGGTTCTCCAGTTCCCTTTTTGGAGAGCTTTCTCTTTCCTGTAAAGAGACACGGTGTGTTGGCAGTAACGGCAACGGACACCTCAGCCCTCTCTGGTACACATCCCAAGGCATGCATAAGGAAGTATGCAAGCAAACCTTTGCTTGAGGCTGAATTTTACCACGAGATAGGTCTTAGGATCCTTATAAAGAAGGTTGTAGAAGAAGGAGCAAAGCATGAGTATGCCTTCAAACCTATATTCTCCTATTCTTACAGACATCATATGAGAGTATTCTTTAGGAAGGATCTAGGAGCCAAAAGAGTGGACGAGCTTTTAAGCAGGATAGGTTATCTCCTGTACTGTAGCTTTTGTCTCTACAGGGAAGGTGTCAACCTTGAAAGCATAAGGTCCGTATGTCCTCACTGTGGGGAGAGGCTACATGTAGCAGGGCCCATGTGGCTGGGAGAGCTCTACGACAGGGAGCTAGTAGAAGACCTTTGGATAAACAGGGGAAAGGTAGAGCTTGCTCCTGAGACTGTAAAGCTCCTGAGGACTATAAGGGAGGAGAGCAGTATAAACTCTCTGGGCTTTTACACGGTGGACCGTATAGCAAAGGCTTTCTACATACACCAGATGCCACCCATGGATAAGTTTATAAAGCTTTTTGAAGGTGTAAGGACACACTTCTCACCGCAAGGCTTTAGAACACCTTTGAGCCATCGGGAATTTTTAGAACGTCTGTGTAAGCTTTAG
- the hfq gene encoding RNA chaperone Hfq has translation MFPMEKPSSVQDEVIEELKRKGANVTIFLTRGNRITGKILDHDKYTILLEVEGQPNLIYKHAISTIVQSS, from the coding sequence ATGTTTCCTATGGAAAAACCTTCAAGCGTTCAGGACGAAGTAATAGAGGAGCTGAAAAGAAAGGGCGCAAACGTGACCATATTCCTTACAAGGGGTAACCGTATAACAGGCAAGATATTGGATCATGATAAGTACACCATACTGCTTGAAGTAGAAGGTCAACCAAACCTCATATACAAACACGCCATAAGCACCATAGTACAAAGCTCTTGA
- a CDS encoding shikimate kinase, which produces MSFERIFLVGFMGSGKSTVGKLLADSLGYEFVDTDLLIEQREGMKIGEIFERFSEEYFRKLELATLKDLLGRSRIVVGTGGGLGANPHAMDLMKEKGLVVWLDVPFDVFLQRCAEDPNRPLLKMGLEKLEELYTKRMEVYSKAHVRLDATREPQELVNQLLQILRGKI; this is translated from the coding sequence ATGAGTTTTGAAAGGATCTTCTTAGTAGGCTTTATGGGAAGCGGTAAGAGTACGGTCGGTAAGCTGCTGGCTGACAGCTTGGGCTACGAGTTTGTGGACACGGATCTTCTCATAGAGCAGAGGGAGGGTATGAAGATAGGAGAGATCTTCGAAAGATTCTCGGAAGAGTACTTCAGGAAGCTTGAACTTGCTACTCTTAAAGACCTACTCGGTAGAAGCAGGATAGTCGTGGGCACGGGTGGTGGACTAGGTGCAAACCCACACGCTATGGATCTTATGAAGGAAAAAGGGTTGGTAGTCTGGCTTGACGTTCCTTTTGATGTGTTCCTCCAAAGATGTGCAGAGGATCCAAACAGGCCACTTCTCAAGATGGGTCTTGAGAAGCTAGAAGAGCTGTACACAAAAAGGATGGAAGTGTACAGCAAGGCACACGTGAGGTTGGATGCCACCAGAGAACCTCAGGAGCTTGTAAACCAGCTCTTGCAAATCCTTCGAGGAAAGATATAA
- a CDS encoding glycosyltransferase — protein sequence MRIAFIRTGSEEGVNRHVLSFLDFFSQKGAEVMTLNLREGDLQKNVEKLSEFAPHFVMDVNSTGMIVGKQEDKSIPICDLFGFVHVSIFTDEPLFYHLSLIDARQANNFLPVVCDIKYADSLRYLGVNKPASYITPFVYMHYMKEPEQEKDLGVIFLGPVVDPDLLLRSLLENNQIKEEFLPIFYEVGEFMFRNPESHIIPTFDYIFSMFNPSLQESFLKWREENPDEFIRFLQTILIYASAKKRWYVLSFLEGIDLKIVGAFQGELKEGHQVLEVSSHQDVLEILGRANMSLLVYPHTVPTGVGFSPIECAYMECAPFIDFRGTLPGFFTPEEECITFLPLDRAEIEEKIVYYLDNPQEAREIGKRARQKVLERYLPDDRAEFLYNIFQDILKQAQDVSNVRDMG from the coding sequence ATGAGGATAGCCTTCATAAGAACTGGAAGTGAAGAAGGTGTAAATAGGCATGTGCTTTCTTTCTTAGACTTTTTCAGCCAAAAGGGTGCTGAAGTGATGACCCTTAACCTTAGGGAGGGAGACCTGCAGAAGAACGTAGAGAAGCTTTCGGAGTTTGCACCTCACTTTGTTATGGACGTGAACTCCACGGGTATGATAGTAGGCAAACAGGAAGATAAAAGCATACCCATCTGCGATCTCTTTGGTTTTGTTCACGTGAGTATTTTTACCGACGAGCCGCTTTTTTACCATCTTTCGCTCATAGATGCAAGACAGGCTAACAACTTTTTGCCCGTTGTTTGTGACATCAAGTACGCAGATTCCCTAAGGTACCTAGGTGTAAACAAACCCGCTTCTTACATAACCCCCTTTGTTTACATGCATTACATGAAAGAACCAGAGCAGGAGAAAGACCTGGGTGTTATCTTCTTGGGTCCTGTTGTGGACCCAGACCTGCTCCTAAGAAGCCTCCTTGAGAACAACCAGATAAAAGAAGAGTTTTTACCCATATTTTACGAGGTGGGCGAGTTTATGTTCAGAAATCCAGAGTCCCATATAATACCTACCTTTGACTACATCTTTAGCATGTTCAATCCTTCTCTTCAAGAAAGCTTTTTGAAGTGGAGGGAAGAAAACCCTGATGAGTTTATAAGGTTTTTGCAAACCATCCTTATATACGCATCTGCAAAGAAAAGATGGTATGTACTATCCTTTCTAGAAGGTATAGATCTTAAAATAGTGGGTGCCTTCCAGGGAGAGCTGAAGGAAGGTCATCAGGTGCTTGAGGTTTCAAGCCATCAGGATGTTCTGGAGATACTAGGAAGGGCAAACATGAGCCTGCTAGTATACCCTCATACAGTCCCCACGGGCGTTGGTTTTTCTCCCATAGAGTGTGCTTACATGGAGTGTGCTCCCTTTATCGATTTTAGAGGTACGTTACCAGGCTTCTTTACTCCTGAAGAGGAGTGCATAACCTTCTTACCCTTAGACAGGGCGGAGATTGAAGAAAAGATCGTCTACTACCTGGATAACCCACAAGAGGCGAGGGAGATAGGTAAGCGTGCAAGGCAGAAGGTTTTAGAAAGGTACCTACCAGACGACAGGGCTGAGTTTCTCTACAACATCTTCCAGGATATACTTAAACAAGCTCAGGATGTTTCCAACGTTCGGGACATGGGTTAA
- a CDS encoding NTPase: MKIIITGEPGIGKTTLIKNLVKRLKGKVIGFWTEEVRDEKTNQRTGFRVVSTEGKKSLFASKLFTSKYLVGSYGVNVQRFESVALEVLQKALKEKDKIIVIDEIGKMELFSKKFREILEQIMFNPSYKVIATIPIRDVHPLVKAIRRLPDGVLIEVTKENRNMLLEEILKLTQTF; encoded by the coding sequence ATGAAGATAATCATCACAGGCGAACCCGGTATAGGTAAGACAACCCTTATAAAGAATCTAGTAAAAAGGCTAAAAGGTAAAGTTATAGGCTTTTGGACAGAGGAAGTCAGGGACGAAAAGACAAACCAAAGGACAGGTTTCAGGGTGGTGAGCACCGAAGGGAAGAAAAGTCTGTTTGCTAGCAAGCTGTTCACTTCAAAATACCTAGTAGGTTCTTATGGAGTAAACGTTCAAAGGTTTGAAAGCGTAGCCTTGGAGGTTCTACAAAAAGCCCTCAAGGAAAAGGACAAGATCATAGTCATAGACGAAATAGGTAAGATGGAGCTTTTTTCAAAGAAGTTTAGGGAGATCTTAGAACAGATAATGTTTAATCCATCCTACAAGGTTATAGCCACAATACCCATAAGGGATGTTCATCCTTTGGTGAAAGCTATAAGGAGACTCCCAGACGGAGTACTCATAGAGGTCACAAAGGAAAACAGGAACATGCTTTTAGAAGAGATACTAAAGCTTACACAGACGTTCTAA
- the hflX gene encoding GTPase HflX, giving the protein MKAIVVSLFREEQEDRESLEELKELVKAVDGKVLGYIIQRRREPDVRYYVGAGKVEEIKQVAQGIEADAIVFDAFLSPSQHYNLEKAIGKKVYDRADLVLEIFSRRVRSKTAKLQVELAKLTHELPRLYGKGKELSRLGGGVGTRGPGEQQAEIKRRWIKKRIEQIKKELQEVRKQRAEQRKRRERLSDRIIRVALVGYTNVGKSSLMKAMTGTDTFVADMPFATLDTKTSSRDLPEGLKILITDTVGFIRRLPPELVESFKATLEEVQEADIILHVIDISDPGWINKVQVVKNILKDLGCDEKPVIYVLNKADRLVASEEEAFNLTEPAFLGGKAVVVSAVKGWGIKKLLEVIREYAKELVEV; this is encoded by the coding sequence ATGAAAGCCATAGTAGTCAGCCTCTTCAGGGAAGAGCAAGAAGATAGGGAGTCTTTGGAAGAGCTCAAGGAGCTAGTAAAAGCTGTAGACGGTAAGGTCTTAGGTTACATAATCCAGAGACGTAGAGAGCCAGACGTACGCTACTACGTGGGTGCTGGTAAAGTAGAGGAGATCAAACAAGTAGCTCAGGGAATAGAAGCAGACGCTATAGTGTTTGATGCTTTCCTTTCTCCTTCTCAACACTACAACCTTGAAAAGGCTATAGGTAAGAAAGTATACGATAGGGCAGATCTAGTGCTCGAGATCTTTTCAAGGAGAGTCAGAAGCAAGACGGCCAAGCTTCAGGTGGAACTAGCCAAGCTCACCCATGAACTGCCACGGCTTTATGGAAAGGGTAAAGAGCTTTCGCGTCTTGGTGGTGGTGTTGGTACAAGAGGACCAGGTGAGCAACAGGCAGAGATTAAAAGAAGGTGGATAAAGAAGAGAATAGAGCAGATAAAGAAAGAGCTCCAGGAGGTCAGAAAGCAAAGGGCAGAGCAAAGAAAGAGGAGAGAAAGACTCAGTGACAGAATCATAAGGGTAGCTTTGGTAGGTTACACAAACGTGGGTAAGTCTAGCCTGATGAAGGCTATGACGGGGACAGACACATTCGTAGCAGACATGCCTTTCGCCACTTTGGACACAAAAACCTCTTCGAGAGATCTACCTGAAGGTCTAAAGATTCTGATAACAGATACAGTAGGTTTTATAAGAAGACTTCCACCGGAGCTAGTAGAATCCTTCAAGGCAACACTGGAGGAAGTGCAAGAGGCAGACATAATACTGCACGTGATAGACATATCAGATCCAGGATGGATAAACAAGGTGCAGGTAGTTAAAAACATCCTAAAGGATCTGGGTTGTGACGAAAAGCCTGTCATTTATGTCCTCAACAAGGCAGACAGATTAGTGGCAAGCGAGGAAGAAGCTTTTAACCTCACAGAGCCTGCTTTCTTGGGTGGAAAGGCCGTAGTAGTCTCCGCGGTGAAAGGTTGGGGTATAAAGAAATTGCTTGAAGTTATAAGAGAGTACGCCAAGGAGTTGGTGGAAGTATGA
- the ccsA gene encoding cytochrome c biogenesis protein CcsA, protein MLITSLLFYSLALIFSLILMVLKTGRLLVLLCLTLGVLTYLVYVLYLTLKVGSFPFANLYGILSVLGNLLLLIFLVLELRGFSTLRYATLMSLFGILFSLLLLPAEPTPYKNVLYSLHVLSAILGYLFAFLGGINSTVRLLLERNLKAKKLYSASAPISFFFRWERISLNLAFVMFTLTLLFGSLWSRVHFGKHWIDDPKLLMTLMLWFYYAFVSHANLVGRPKPRTLSILIIVGAILSMLNLLVIRHEF, encoded by the coding sequence ATGCTTATAACAAGCCTCCTTTTTTATTCGCTCGCTCTAATATTTTCGTTGATTCTTATGGTTTTAAAGACGGGCAGACTGTTGGTACTCCTGTGCCTTACGCTGGGTGTGCTTACCTACCTTGTTTATGTTCTTTACCTTACTCTAAAAGTTGGTAGCTTTCCCTTTGCCAACCTTTACGGTATCCTCTCCGTCCTAGGAAACTTACTTCTCCTCATATTTCTTGTCCTTGAACTTAGAGGTTTTAGCACCTTAAGGTACGCCACCCTCATGTCTTTATTTGGAATACTCTTTTCCCTCCTGCTTTTGCCTGCAGAACCCACACCTTACAAGAACGTCCTATACTCTCTCCACGTGCTGTCTGCCATACTTGGTTACCTTTTTGCTTTCCTTGGGGGTATTAATTCTACAGTAAGACTTCTCCTGGAAAGAAACCTAAAGGCTAAGAAGCTCTACAGCGCATCAGCACCCATCAGCTTCTTTTTCAGATGGGAAAGGATAAGCCTAAATTTAGCTTTCGTTATGTTTACCCTCACCTTACTCTTTGGCAGCTTATGGTCTAGGGTACACTTTGGAAAACACTGGATAGACGATCCGAAGTTGCTCATGACCCTTATGCTGTGGTTTTACTACGCCTTTGTCTCTCATGCTAATCTCGTAGGTAGACCAAAACCACGTACCCTATCCATCCTCATCATAGTTGGTGCTATCCTGAGTATGTTAAACCTACTCGTAATAAGACATGAGTTTTGA